CGAGATCATGGTTAAAGTGGGTGACACCGTTGCGGCTGAACAGTCTCTGATCACCGTTGAAGGTGACAAAGCGTCAATGGAAGTTCCGGCACCGTTCGCAGGTACCGTTAAAGAGATCAAAATCAACACCGGCGACAAAGTGTCTACCGGTTCCCTGATTATGGTCTTCGAAGTAGCGGGCGCAGCGCCTGCTGCAGCACCGGCTCAGGCGGCTGCTCCAGCAGCAGCGGCGGCTCCGGCTGCTTCCGGCTCGAAAGAAGTTAACGTACCGGATATCGGCGGTGACGAAGTCGAAGTCACTGAAGTGATGGTTAAAGTGGGCGATAAAATTGCCGCTGAGCAGTCACTGATCACCGTTGAAGGCGATAAAGCGTCAATGGAAGTTCCGGCACCGTTCGCGGGCACCGTGAAAGAAATCAAAATCAGCACTGGTGACAAAGTTAAAACCGGTTCTCTGATTATGGTCTTCGAAGTCGAAGGCGCAGCACCTGCAGCCGCTCCAGCACAAGCAGCTGCTCCGGCTCCGGCCGCAGCACCAGCGCCTGCGCAAGCCGCAGCTCCGGCCGCGAAAGCGGAAGGCAAATCTGAGTTTGCTGAAAACGACGCTTACGTTCATGCAACACCGCTGATTCGTCGCCTGGCGCGCGAATTCGGTGTGAACCTGGCGAAAGTGAAAGGTTCTGGCCGTAAAGGTCGTATCCTGCGTGAAGACGTTCAGGCTTACGTGAAAGACGCTATCAAGCGTGCTGAAGCGGCTCCGGCTGCAGCAGCAGGCGGCGGTATCCCGGGCATGCTGCCTTGGCCGAAAGTGGACTTCAGCAAGTTTGGTGAAATCGAAGAAGTGGAACTGGGCCGTATCCAGAAAATCTCTGGTGCTAACCTGAGCCGTAACTGGGTGATGATCCCGCACGTTACTCACTTCGATAAGACCGATATCACCGATCTGGAAGCGTTCCGTAAACAGCAGAACGCCGAAGCTGAAAAACGTAAACTGGACGTGAAATTCACCCCAGTAGTCTTCATCATGAAAGCCGTTGCCGCAGCTCTGGAACAGATGCCGCGCTTCAACAGCTCCCTGTCTGAAGACGGTCAGCGCCTGACCCTGAAGAAATACATCAACATCGGTGTAGCGGTTGATACTCCGAATGGCCTGGTTGTTCCGGTCTTCAAAGACGTGAACAAGAAGAGCATTACCGAGCTGTCTCGTGAACTGACCGTGATCTCCAAGAAAGCGCGTGATGGCAAGCTGACTGCTGGCGAAATGCAGGGCGGTTGCTTCACCATCTCCAGCATCGGTGGCCTGGGTACTACCCACTTCGCGCCGATTGTGAACGCGCCGGAAGTGGCTATCCTCGGTGTCTCCAAGTCCTCTATGGAGCCAGTGTGGAACGGTAAAGAGTTTATGCCACGTCTGATGATGCCGATTTCGCTCTCCTTCGACCACCGTGTAATTGACGGTGCGGATGGTGCGCGCTTTATCACCATCATCAACAACATGCTGTCTGACATTCGCCGCCTGGTGATGTAAGCGAAAAAGCCGGCCCGACGGCCGGCTTTTTTCTGGTAATCTCATGAAGTCAGTGAGGTTATTGTGCGAAAGACAAATCGGTTGCCGTTTGTTGTTTCAAAATTGTTAACAATTTTGTAAAATACGGGCGGATAGAACGACCCGGTGGACGACGGGTATAAATTAAGAGGTCATGATGAGCACTGAAATCAAAACTCAGGTCGTGGTACTTGGGGCAGGCCCTGCAGGTTACTCTGCTGCCTTCCGTTGCGCAGATTTAGGTCTGGAGACCGTCATCGTAGAACGTTACAGCACCCTCGGTGGTGTTTGTCTGAACGTCGGCTGTATCCCTTCTAAAGCGCTGCTGCACGTAGCAAAAGTTATCGAAGAAGCCAAAGCGCTGGCTGAACACGGTATCGTTTTTGGCGAGCCGAAAACCGATATCGACAAGATTCGTACCTGGAAAGAAAAAGTTATCACTCAACTGACTGGCGGTCTGGCTGGTATGGCCAAAGGCCGTAAAGTGAAAGTGGTTAACGGTCTGGGTAAATTTACCGGGGCGAACACCCTGGAAGTTGAAGGCGAAAACGGCAAAACCGTAATCAACTTCGACAACGCGATCATCGCGGCGGGTTCCCGTCCGATCGAACTGCCGTTCATTCCGCACGAAGATCCGCGCGTGTGGGACTCCACTGACGCGCTGGAACTGAAAACTGTTCCTAAGCGCCTGCTGGTTATGGGCGGCGGTATTATCGGTCTGGAAATGGGTACCGTGTACCATGCACTGGGTTCAGAGATCGACGTGGTTGAAATGTTCGACCAGGTTATCCCAGCTGCCGACAAAGACGTGGTTAAAGTCTTCACCAAGCGCATCAGCAAGAAATTCAACCTGATGCTGGAAACCAAAGTGACCGCCGTTGAAGCGAAAGAAGACGGTATCTACGTTTCCATGGAAGGCAAAAAAGCCCCTGCCGAAGCTCAGCGTTACGATGCTGTGCTGGTAGCTATCGGTCGTGTACCGAACGGTAAAAACCTCGACGCGGGCAAAGCTGGCGTTGAAGTTGATGACCGTGGCTTCATCCGCGTTGACAAACAGTTGCGCACCAACGTGCCTCACATCTTTGCTATCGGCGATATCGTCGGTCAGCCGATGCTGGCGCACAAAGGTGTTCACGAAGGTCACGTTGCCGCTGAAGTTATCGCCGGTAAGAAACAC
This window of the Citrobacter freundii ATCC 8090 = MTCC 1658 = NBRC 12681 genome carries:
- the aceF gene encoding pyruvate dehydrogenase complex dihydrolipoyllysine-residue acetyltransferase; translated protein: MAIEINVPDIGADEVEITEILVKVGDKVEAEQSLITVEGDKASMEVPSPQAGIVKEIKVSVGDKTETGKLIMIFDSADGAAAAAPAPAEEKKEAAPAAAPAAAAAKDVHVPDIGGDEVEVTEIMVKVGDTVAAEQSLITVEGDKASMEVPAPFAGTVKEIKINTGDKVSTGSLIMVFEVAGAAPAAAPAQAAAPAAAAAPAASGSKEVNVPDIGGDEVEVTEVMVKVGDKIAAEQSLITVEGDKASMEVPAPFAGTVKEIKISTGDKVKTGSLIMVFEVEGAAPAAAPAQAAAPAPAAAPAPAQAAAPAAKAEGKSEFAENDAYVHATPLIRRLAREFGVNLAKVKGSGRKGRILREDVQAYVKDAIKRAEAAPAAAAGGGIPGMLPWPKVDFSKFGEIEEVELGRIQKISGANLSRNWVMIPHVTHFDKTDITDLEAFRKQQNAEAEKRKLDVKFTPVVFIMKAVAAALEQMPRFNSSLSEDGQRLTLKKYINIGVAVDTPNGLVVPVFKDVNKKSITELSRELTVISKKARDGKLTAGEMQGGCFTISSIGGLGTTHFAPIVNAPEVAILGVSKSSMEPVWNGKEFMPRLMMPISLSFDHRVIDGADGARFITIINNMLSDIRRLVM
- the lpdA gene encoding dihydrolipoyl dehydrogenase gives rise to the protein MSTEIKTQVVVLGAGPAGYSAAFRCADLGLETVIVERYSTLGGVCLNVGCIPSKALLHVAKVIEEAKALAEHGIVFGEPKTDIDKIRTWKEKVITQLTGGLAGMAKGRKVKVVNGLGKFTGANTLEVEGENGKTVINFDNAIIAAGSRPIELPFIPHEDPRVWDSTDALELKTVPKRLLVMGGGIIGLEMGTVYHALGSEIDVVEMFDQVIPAADKDVVKVFTKRISKKFNLMLETKVTAVEAKEDGIYVSMEGKKAPAEAQRYDAVLVAIGRVPNGKNLDAGKAGVEVDDRGFIRVDKQLRTNVPHIFAIGDIVGQPMLAHKGVHEGHVAAEVIAGKKHYFDPKVIPSIAYTEPEVAWVGLTEKEAKEKGISYETATFPWAASGRAIASDCADGMTKLIFDKESHRVIGGAIVGTNGGELLGEIGLAIEMGCDAEDIALTIHAHPTLHESVGLAAEVFEGSITDLPNPKAKKK